A single region of the Sulfurimonas sp. genome encodes:
- a CDS encoding LL-diaminopimelate aminotransferase — translation MFDEIRFNRVERLPKYVFAEVNEIKMAERRAGKDVIDFSMGNPDGDTPEHIREKLIESAQKTKTHGYSTSKGIPKLLKAIADWYERRYDCKLDPETECVATMGSKEGYAHLSYAITNPGDVVVVPDPTYPIHEYAFILAGGNVAKFGIKFDEDYNVDEDKFFEDLVKVFQETSPKPKYVLVNFPHNPSTATVTPQFYERLVALAKEMRFYVISDIAYGDITFGDYKTPSIMSVPGAKDVAVESFTLSKSYNMAGWRVGFFVGNKKLIGALQKIKSWLDYGMFTPIQVAATVALNGDQQCVQDIVDKYDHRQDVLIEAFGRAGWHIRKNQASMFSWAKIPECAAHLGSLEFSKRLLTEAGVAVAPGIGFGAYGEGYVRIALIENDNRIRQAARNIKEFLKQFQEEEAK, via the coding sequence TTGTTTGATGAGATAAGATTTAACAGAGTTGAAAGACTCCCTAAGTATGTATTTGCTGAAGTTAATGAAATCAAAATGGCCGAACGTCGTGCCGGTAAAGATGTCATAGATTTTTCTATGGGTAATCCAGATGGAGATACACCAGAACACATTAGAGAGAAACTTATTGAGTCGGCCCAGAAGACTAAAACTCATGGGTATTCTACATCAAAAGGTATTCCTAAACTTCTTAAAGCAATAGCTGACTGGTATGAGCGTCGCTATGATTGTAAGCTTGATCCTGAAACTGAATGTGTAGCTACTATGGGTTCAAAAGAGGGTTATGCTCACCTTTCATACGCTATTACAAATCCTGGTGATGTTGTAGTAGTACCGGATCCAACTTACCCTATTCACGAATACGCTTTTATTTTAGCTGGTGGAAATGTAGCTAAGTTCGGTATTAAGTTTGATGAAGATTACAATGTAGATGAAGATAAGTTCTTTGAAGATCTTGTTAAAGTTTTTCAAGAAACTTCACCTAAGCCAAAGTATGTACTTGTAAACTTCCCTCACAATCCATCTACTGCTACTGTAACACCTCAATTTTATGAGCGTTTAGTTGCACTTGCTAAAGAGATGAGATTTTACGTAATAAGTGATATCGCTTATGGTGATATAACTTTTGGCGATTACAAGACACCGTCTATTATGTCGGTTCCTGGTGCAAAAGATGTTGCAGTTGAGTCTTTTACACTTTCAAAAAGCTATAACATGGCTGGTTGGCGTGTAGGTTTCTTTGTAGGGAACAAAAAACTGATCGGTGCACTTCAAAAGATTAAGTCTTGGTTAGACTATGGTATGTTTACACCGATCCAAGTTGCAGCTACTGTAGCACTAAACGGTGATCAGCAGTGTGTACAAGATATAGTTGATAAGTATGACCACCGTCAAGATGTATTGATCGAAGCATTTGGTCGTGCAGGTTGGCATATTCGTAAAAACCAAGCTAGTATGTTCTCATGGGCTAAGATCCCAGAGTGTGCAGCTCACCTTGGTTCACTAGAGTTTTCAAAAAGACTTTTAACTGAGGCAGGTGTAGCAGTAGCTCCGGGAATTGGTTTTGGAGCTTATGGTGAAGGCTATGTTCGTATAGCTTTAATTGAGAATGACAACCGTATTCGTCAAGCGGCACGTAATATAAAAGAGTTTTTAAAGCAGTTTCAAGAAGAGGAAGCCAAGTAA
- a CDS encoding 7-carboxy-7-deazaguanine synthase QueE yields MLYLVEHFYSIQGEGAYVGTPSLFFRFGGCNMKCEGFECTQELENGTLIKGCDTIYAVDKENFSHTWAEITKVDELLNIFDIYELPEDVDVVITGGEPLININDDIFISFIKELVKNRHRVTFETNATLAPNFEKYPFFKECVYALSVKLSNSGESYQKRINPKVISSIVSNSRDAFFKFSIDSESIDASLDDEIEEIISYGLGSKVYCMPVAQDKKELEQNTPALIEYCKDKGYNFSDRLHMRVWDKEKGV; encoded by the coding sequence TTGTTGTATTTAGTAGAGCATTTTTATAGTATCCAAGGTGAGGGAGCTTATGTTGGAACTCCAAGTCTTTTTTTTAGATTTGGCGGATGCAATATGAAGTGTGAGGGCTTCGAATGTACACAAGAACTTGAAAACGGCACGCTGATAAAAGGGTGTGATACTATTTACGCTGTAGATAAAGAAAATTTTTCACACACTTGGGCAGAGATTACAAAAGTAGATGAACTTTTAAATATATTTGATATATATGAGCTTCCTGAAGATGTAGATGTTGTAATAACAGGCGGGGAACCTCTAATAAATATCAATGATGATATATTCATCTCTTTTATAAAAGAGTTGGTTAAAAACAGACACAGAGTTACATTTGAGACAAATGCTACTTTAGCTCCAAATTTTGAAAAATATCCGTTTTTTAAAGAGTGTGTCTATGCACTTTCTGTAAAGCTTTCAAACTCTGGTGAGAGTTACCAAAAAAGGATTAACCCTAAAGTTATAAGTTCTATTGTAAGTAATTCAAGGGACGCTTTTTTTAAATTTTCTATAGACTCTGAGTCTATAGATGCATCACTAGATGATGAGATAGAAGAGATCATATCTTACGGACTAGGCTCTAAAGTTTATTGTATGCCTGTAGCACAAGATAAAAAAGAACTAGAACAAAATACTCCTGCATTAATTGAGTATTGTAAAGATAAAGGTTATAATTTTTCAGATAGATTGCATATGCGTGTCTGGGATAAAGAAAAAGGAGTATAA
- a CDS encoding RDD family protein: MRFRNLKNRTKEKPKQKQTKFKLAKTTSRVKAFITDLFMIYAPILYIITYIFMDGKDDFQNSNLAPLIGVSLYAFIYTILVSRFGQTPGKKAYEIKIVDVKTGELLNFWRSFLRFVMFLFSASIIIGLLIQFYRKDNRMLHDLICGSVVIEIKE, encoded by the coding sequence ATGCGCTTCAGAAATCTTAAAAATAGAACAAAAGAAAAGCCTAAACAAAAACAAACAAAATTCAAACTTGCAAAAACTACTTCAAGAGTAAAAGCTTTTATAACAGACCTTTTTATGATCTATGCTCCTATACTATATATAATTACATATATTTTCATGGATGGAAAAGATGATTTCCAAAATTCAAACTTAGCTCCGCTGATTGGCGTTAGTCTATATGCTTTTATATATACTATATTAGTAAGTAGATTTGGTCAAACTCCAGGTAAAAAAGCTTATGAGATTAAAATAGTAGATGTAAAGACAGGTGAGCTTCTTAATTTTTGGCGTTCATTCTTAAGATTTGTTATGTTTTTATTTTCTGCTTCTATTATTATAGGTCTACTAATTCAGTTTTACAGAAAAGATAATCGTATGTTACATGATTTAATTTGTGGAAGTGTTGTTATAGAAATTAAAGAATAA
- a CDS encoding c-type cytochrome, whose amino-acid sequence MKELKILAVVVFFTLLTYFLVEPYAHSQMHKHVESEGFAYKDLPELTKTGDAAKGQELIMSAGCAGCHSIDAANMPAPMDGVMAAQSYGVNPPDLSNAGAIYEAKFLADLIKNPAHALKVEHKYTPESGKMHPMVPFYGMGGDLDQEVADIVAYLRSIAVKPEEVTPAMAFENACGRCHSVGYENWTQLGTKPKFKHKKDSLAYDIKVMEYQDSLKAYMGKLPPDLSMYYRSRSEHFLSTFIENPQSQLAGTAMPRVGVTAESAEKVIEYLADSADTKRHERHQIGLYVMAFMFIFAIFAVLWKKQVWRDLH is encoded by the coding sequence ATGAAAGAATTAAAAATATTAGCAGTAGTTGTTTTCTTTACACTTTTAACATACTTTTTAGTTGAACCGTATGCTCACTCACAAATGCACAAGCATGTTGAGAGTGAAGGTTTTGCTTATAAAGATCTGCCTGAACTTACAAAAACTGGAGATGCTGCAAAAGGTCAAGAGTTAATTATGAGTGCAGGTTGTGCTGGTTGTCACTCTATAGATGCAGCAAATATGCCTGCTCCTATGGATGGTGTTATGGCAGCTCAGTCTTACGGTGTTAACCCACCTGATTTAAGTAATGCAGGTGCTATTTATGAAGCTAAGTTTTTGGCAGATCTAATTAAAAATCCTGCTCATGCACTTAAAGTTGAGCACAAGTATACTCCTGAGAGTGGTAAAATGCACCCAATGGTACCTTTTTACGGAATGGGTGGAGATTTAGATCAAGAAGTTGCTGATATAGTAGCTTACTTACGATCAATTGCTGTTAAACCGGAAGAAGTTACTCCTGCTATGGCATTTGAGAATGCTTGTGGTAGATGTCACTCAGTTGGTTATGAAAATTGGACGCAACTTGGTACTAAACCTAAGTTCAAACATAAAAAAGATTCTTTAGCATACGATATTAAAGTAATGGAATATCAAGATTCTTTAAAAGCTTATATGGGTAAATTACCACCTGATTTAAGTATGTACTACCGTTCTCGTAGTGAGCACTTCTTAAGTACGTTTATTGAAAATCCTCAAAGCCAGTTAGCTGGAACTGCTATGCCACGTGTTGGTGTTACTGCAGAATCTGCTGAGAAAGTTATTGAGTACCTAGCTGATTCAGCTGATACTAAACGTCATGAGAGACACCAAATAGGTCTTTACGTTATGGCATTTATGTTTATATTTGCTATTTTCGCAGTTCTTTGGAAAAAACAAGTGTGGAGAGATTTACACTAA
- a CDS encoding SHOCT domain-containing protein, translating to MKKTSILFISFIISIIFIGCTKTPYKAEEPLKGASLVYVYVVTGNNINDTDRIPYYEVEIDGHLMEDKVYPQEFLKYNLKTNKVEISAIRSQLEKQTLNLNLIQGKTYYLRVTSYDEGFGKFDFELVPDIQALKEIKNTRYAIPEEGKPLDILITKEKLEKEEEKKQPVVSKSKTEKIRDAHKLKEDGIITQQEFEKLKAEIINAD from the coding sequence ATGAAAAAAACTTCTATATTATTCATTTCATTTATAATATCTATTATTTTTATTGGATGTACAAAGACTCCTTATAAAGCAGAAGAACCACTAAAAGGCGCATCTTTAGTGTATGTGTATGTAGTAACTGGTAATAATATAAATGATACTGATAGAATTCCATATTATGAAGTAGAGATTGATGGCCATTTGATGGAAGACAAAGTATATCCGCAAGAGTTTTTAAAATATAATTTAAAAACAAATAAAGTTGAAATAAGTGCAATAAGAAGCCAACTAGAGAAACAAACACTTAATTTAAATCTAATTCAAGGTAAAACATATTATTTAAGAGTGACTAGTTATGATGAAGGATTTGGAAAATTTGACTTTGAACTTGTTCCAGACATTCAAGCACTTAAAGAGATCAAAAATACAAGATACGCAATACCTGAAGAAGGCAAGCCACTTGATATATTAATAACTAAAGAAAAATTAGAAAAAGAGGAAGAGAAAAAACAACCTGTAGTTTCAAAATCAAAAACTGAAAAAATAAGAGATGCTCATAAACTAAAAGAAGATGGGATTATAACTCAACAAGAGTTTGAAAAGTTAAAGGCCGAAATTATTAATGCTGATTGA
- a CDS encoding 16S rRNA (uracil(1498)-N(3))-methyltransferase, with product MIYIFDENAGDDVLVLKGELFKYIIKVRRHSEGDMIAFRDEDNIKILHTYKLDSIEPKKAVLSLQDSKELEVKAKKDLHIGWCKIDSKSIEKVLPSLSEIGVNKITFIDCKRSQRNIKLDFKRFDRILHASMQQCGSTQKIEFELCDSLEKFLKQYPNAKVFDFVEKTLDEVENISTVIIGCEGGFSSDEKELLSSQEVFRLDTPMVLRSESAVMAVASKVLL from the coding sequence ATGATCTACATATTTGATGAAAATGCCGGCGATGATGTATTAGTCTTAAAAGGGGAGCTTTTTAAGTACATTATAAAAGTGCGCAGACACAGTGAAGGTGATATGATCGCCTTTAGAGATGAAGATAATATTAAAATACTTCATACGTATAAGTTAGATAGTATTGAGCCAAAAAAAGCTGTTTTGTCATTACAGGACTCAAAAGAGCTGGAAGTAAAAGCCAAAAAAGATCTACACATAGGTTGGTGTAAGATTGATTCTAAAAGCATAGAAAAAGTACTGCCTAGTCTTAGTGAGATTGGGGTAAATAAAATTACATTTATTGATTGTAAAAGAAGTCAAAGAAATATAAAATTAGACTTTAAACGCTTTGATAGAATTTTACATGCTTCTATGCAACAATGCGGATCAACTCAAAAGATAGAGTTTGAATTATGTGACTCACTGGAGAAGTTTCTAAAACAGTATCCTAATGCGAAAGTGTTTGATTTTGTAGAAAAAACTTTGGATGAAGTTGAGAATATATCTACGGTTATTATTGGCTGTGAGGGTGGTTTTTCATCAGATGAAAAAGAATTGTTAAGCTCACAAGAAGTGTTTAGATTAGATACTCCAATGGTGTTAAGAAGTGAGAGCGCAGTGATGGCAGTAGCTTCAAAAGTTTTACTTTAA
- the glp gene encoding gephyrin-like molybdotransferase Glp, with product MEVTTTEALELIYKHTPKKSTKILPIEQALGYILSEDIKATHNLPPYDNSAMDGYAVKISDASKCVKVTDTIFAGDNSDAVLEDGCAIKIMTGAKIPEGSEAIVPKEDTTECENGVKLPDELCEGKHIRRCGEDIKCCDLLLSKGVKLQAHQITLLASQGISHIKVYKQIRVAIFASGSELKMHFESVVDSYQLYNTNAPALKARCEELGCKVDFIGTAKDSVDDLKEHLKSALDSDLIITSGGVSVGDADHTKEVFDGFGMHTHFDKIQIKPGKPTTFGCIEDTMVLNLPGNPMAASLNFELFGQSILLAMSGANEKFLNTIDAQMADECKLRAGRRTLLPGYYNGTTFTPTKNFAPGMIKPLSNANSYIVISEECSGISAGSTVKILPIRFSFNTDTKKELISC from the coding sequence ATGGAAGTAACAACAACTGAGGCACTTGAACTTATATACAAACACACACCAAAAAAATCAACAAAAATTTTACCGATTGAACAGGCACTTGGATACATTTTATCAGAAGATATAAAAGCTACACACAATTTACCGCCGTATGACAACTCCGCAATGGATGGATATGCAGTCAAAATTTCTGATGCATCCAAATGTGTAAAAGTAACTGATACTATATTTGCAGGAGATAATTCAGATGCTGTTTTAGAAGATGGCTGTGCTATTAAAATAATGACTGGTGCAAAGATTCCAGAAGGCTCTGAAGCAATTGTTCCTAAAGAAGACACTACAGAATGTGAAAACGGCGTAAAACTTCCTGATGAACTGTGTGAGGGCAAACATATAAGAAGATGCGGTGAAGATATAAAATGCTGTGATCTGCTACTGAGTAAAGGTGTTAAACTTCAAGCCCACCAGATAACACTTTTAGCCTCTCAAGGTATAAGTCACATCAAAGTATATAAACAGATTCGCGTAGCTATATTTGCAAGTGGTAGTGAATTAAAAATGCACTTTGAGTCTGTTGTAGACAGTTATCAGCTTTATAATACAAATGCACCTGCACTCAAAGCTAGATGTGAAGAACTTGGATGCAAAGTTGACTTTATTGGTACTGCAAAAGATTCTGTAGATGATCTAAAAGAACATCTAAAAAGCGCACTTGACAGTGATCTTATAATTACAAGCGGTGGTGTTAGTGTTGGAGATGCAGATCATACGAAAGAGGTTTTTGATGGCTTCGGGATGCATACACATTTTGACAAGATCCAGATAAAACCAGGAAAACCTACGACTTTTGGTTGCATAGAAGATACAATGGTATTAAATCTACCTGGTAATCCAATGGCAGCATCTTTAAACTTCGAGCTTTTTGGACAAAGCATACTACTTGCTATGAGTGGTGCTAATGAAAAATTTTTAAATACCATAGATGCTCAGATGGCAGATGAGTGTAAACTAAGAGCAGGAAGACGTACACTTCTTCCAGGGTACTATAACGGGACAACTTTTACACCGACAAAAAACTTTGCTCCGGGAATGATAAAACCTCTATCAAACGCAAACAGTTATATTGTTATAAGCGAAGAATGCAGTGGTATTAGCGCTGGAAGTACGGTAAAAATTTTACCTATAAGGTTTTCATTTAATACAGATACAAAAAAAGAGTTGATCAGCTGTTAA
- the moaA gene encoding GTP 3',8-cyclase MoaA, whose product MLIDSYDRVVDYLRISVTERCNFRCNYCMPEKPFSWVPKENLLTFEELFEFVKVCIDEGVKKIRITGGEPLLREGLDQFIKMIYDYEPAVDLAMTTNAYLLKDAAQKLKNAGLKRINVSIDTLKPEVAQEIAGKDVLKNVLEGVEEALRVGLKVKVNMVPMKSVNADEIIDVLEYCKKRDMSIRFIEYMENSHAKAEIKGLKSAELLKILKEKYNFTDHGFDGASPSHYYVMDDGYKFGIIEPYEDDFCTKCNRIRLTAEGHLIPCLYFDEALSIGEAIKRGDIRRATLILKEVVKNKPEKNRWGGEDGESSSRAFYETGG is encoded by the coding sequence ATGCTGATTGATTCTTATGATAGGGTAGTTGACTATCTACGTATCTCCGTAACTGAAAGATGTAACTTCAGATGTAATTATTGTATGCCTGAAAAGCCATTTTCATGGGTTCCTAAAGAGAATTTATTAACCTTTGAAGAGCTTTTTGAATTTGTTAAAGTTTGCATAGATGAGGGCGTAAAAAAAATTCGTATAACTGGTGGTGAACCTCTACTTCGCGAGGGTTTGGATCAGTTTATCAAGATGATATACGATTATGAACCTGCTGTTGATCTAGCAATGACTACTAATGCGTACCTTTTAAAAGATGCTGCACAAAAACTTAAAAATGCAGGACTTAAACGTATAAATGTAAGTATAGATACGCTAAAGCCTGAAGTAGCTCAAGAGATAGCCGGAAAAGATGTTTTAAAAAATGTTTTAGAGGGTGTTGAGGAAGCTTTAAGGGTTGGGCTTAAAGTAAAAGTGAACATGGTACCGATGAAGAGTGTTAATGCAGATGAGATCATAGATGTATTAGAGTATTGTAAAAAAAGAGATATGTCTATTAGGTTTATAGAATATATGGAAAACAGCCATGCAAAAGCTGAGATTAAAGGCTTAAAATCAGCAGAGTTGTTAAAAATATTAAAAGAAAAATACAACTTTACCGATCATGGTTTTGACGGTGCCAGCCCTTCTCATTATTATGTTATGGATGATGGATATAAATTTGGGATCATTGAACCGTATGAAGATGATTTTTGTACAAAATGTAACCGTATTCGCCTAACTGCTGAAGGACATCTTATACCTTGTTTATATTTCGATGAGGCTTTAAGTATAGGTGAAGCAATCAAACGTGGAGATATAAGACGAGCAACACTTATTTTGAAAGAAGTAGTAAAAAATAAACCGGAGAAAAATCGCTGGGGTGGTGAAGACGGAGAGTCTTCTAGTCGTGCTTTTTATGAAACTGGTGGCTGA
- a CDS encoding homoserine dehydrogenase, with the protein MIKVGIIGVGTVGASVANILKDNADVITARAGVEIVAKSGVVKTLGRDRGVDIALTDNPDDVLNDPEIDIVVELMGGVEEPYAVVKKALENGKAVVTANKALLAYHRYELQDLAKDQAFEYEAAVAGGIPIINALRDGLSANHIESIMGILNGTCNYMMTKMANEGVAYDAILKESQDLGYAEADPTFDVGGYDAAHKLLILASIAYGIDAKPEDILIEGIENVSSEDVAFAKEFGYAIKLLGIAKKDGDEVELRVHASMISKDEMIAKIDGVMNGVSVVGDKVGETLYYGPGAGGDATASAVVANIIDIARRGKGAPMLGFDKPLEGKLTLKAPGDIESKYYLRINVNDKAGVLAKITKIFENNNISVKTMIQKSTSETAANLLMSTHVAKESDIQTMMAEIEALDFVNSKPVMIRMV; encoded by the coding sequence ATGATAAAAGTCGGGATAATCGGTGTCGGAACAGTAGGAGCAAGTGTTGCAAATATTTTAAAAGACAACGCTGATGTTATCACTGCACGTGCAGGTGTAGAGATAGTAGCTAAAAGCGGAGTTGTAAAAACACTTGGACGCGACCGTGGTGTAGATATTGCACTAACAGATAATCCTGATGATGTTTTAAATGATCCTGAGATCGATATAGTTGTTGAGCTTATGGGTGGTGTTGAAGAACCGTATGCTGTTGTAAAAAAAGCACTTGAAAACGGTAAAGCTGTTGTAACTGCAAACAAAGCACTTCTGGCATACCATCGTTATGAGCTTCAAGACTTGGCTAAAGATCAGGCATTTGAGTATGAAGCTGCAGTTGCAGGCGGTATTCCGATTATTAATGCTCTTCGTGATGGACTTTCTGCAAACCATATAGAATCAATTATGGGTATACTAAACGGTACATGTAATTATATGATGACTAAGATGGCAAACGAGGGTGTAGCATACGATGCAATTTTAAAAGAGAGTCAAGATTTGGGTTATGCAGAAGCTGATCCGACTTTTGACGTTGGAGGATATGACGCTGCACATAAACTTCTGATCTTAGCTTCTATCGCATACGGAATTGATGCTAAACCTGAAGATATTTTAATCGAGGGTATTGAGAACGTATCTAGCGAAGATGTAGCTTTTGCCAAAGAGTTCGGATATGCGATCAAACTTCTTGGAATTGCTAAAAAAGACGGTGATGAAGTTGAGCTTCGCGTACATGCTTCTATGATCAGCAAAGATGAGATGATCGCCAAGATAGACGGTGTTATGAATGGTGTAAGTGTAGTTGGCGATAAAGTTGGCGAGACACTTTATTATGGTCCTGGTGCAGGTGGTGATGCAACGGCAAGTGCAGTTGTAGCAAATATTATAGATATTGCACGTCGTGGTAAGGGTGCACCGATGCTAGGGTTTGATAAACCTCTGGAGGGTAAACTTACTTTAAAAGCACCTGGAGATATTGAATCTAAATATTATCTTCGTATTAACGTAAATGATAAAGCTGGTGTCCTTGCCAAGATAACTAAGATCTTTGAGAATAACAATATCTCTGTTAAAACAATGATCCAAAAATCAACTTCTGAAACAGCAGCAAATCTTTTAATGTCTACACATGTTGCAAAAGAAAGTGATATTCAGACTATGATGGCTGAAATCGAAGCACTGGATTTTGTAAACTCTAAACCTGTAATGATTAGGATGGTTTAA
- the rpmE gene encoding 50S ribosomal protein L31, which produces MKKDIHPTLVTCTVTCACGNTFETKSEKETMKIDICNECHPFFTGSERMVDTAGRIDKFKKRYNMD; this is translated from the coding sequence ATGAAAAAAGATATCCACCCAACGTTAGTAACTTGTACTGTAACATGTGCATGTGGAAACACTTTTGAAACTAAAAGTGAAAAAGAAACTATGAAAATTGATATTTGTAATGAATGTCACCCATTCTTTACAGGTTCTGAGAGAATGGTAGATACTGCTGGACGTATCGATAAGTTCAAAAAACGTTACAACATGGACTAA
- a CDS encoding 6-pyruvoyl tetrahydropterin synthase family protein encodes MIIRKLFKFENTHIVRDCSTIRCRSSIHGHSYKIELLFESDFLDNGQMVYDFGLMKNHMKALVDSFDHGITLWNQDSKEYIEDMKKHSDRWVVLPVSPSCEQFSRVIFLMIDKVLECTRGVNGERNVELYSIIVHETDTGYAQCFREDAYSEKMGNINLDDIIFSDAIRNEWPDKDLFDKLKKGVEFTNPDAV; translated from the coding sequence ATGATAATTCGTAAACTATTTAAATTTGAAAATACTCATATTGTAAGAGATTGTTCAACTATTAGATGCAGAAGCTCTATACACGGACACTCATACAAGATAGAACTTTTGTTTGAATCTGATTTTTTAGACAACGGACAGATGGTTTATGATTTTGGACTGATGAAAAACCATATGAAAGCACTTGTGGATTCTTTTGATCATGGTATAACTTTATGGAATCAGGATTCAAAAGAGTATATAGAAGATATGAAAAAGCACTCTGATCGTTGGGTTGTACTGCCTGTATCTCCATCATGTGAGCAGTTTAGCCGTGTAATATTTTTAATGATAGACAAAGTTCTAGAGTGTACACGCGGAGTTAACGGTGAGAGAAATGTAGAGCTTTATAGTATTATAGTCCATGAAACAGACACTGGATACGCTCAATGTTTCCGCGAGGATGCATACTCTGAAAAAATGGGAAATATTAATCTTGACGATATTATTTTCTCAGATGCCATTAGGAATGAGTGGCCAGATAAAGATCTGTTTGATAAGTTAAAAAAAGGTGTTGAATTTACTAATCCGGATGCTGTATAA
- the rlmB gene encoding 23S rRNA (guanosine(2251)-2'-O)-methyltransferase RlmB — protein sequence MLIYAKQPVNYIIQNYPTKIKTLYLAKDIDKKEYSRLMKMGFEVKRIPADAAGKMCKNASHQGMLAEVDEYNLHDYKTFLDKDFVLVLSSLTDVGNIGAIIRSAYALGVDAVVACGVKKLPLEAIMRTSTGALYDMPFSIEQNIHNVLNDFKTSGFTSYGADMGGVDIRDVKVKEKRVLVLGSEGEGLTNRVSSKLDEIVSINMAHEFDSLNVSVAGAILMDRMRYER from the coding sequence ATGTTAATTTATGCTAAACAACCGGTTAATTATATAATTCAAAATTACCCTACAAAAATCAAAACACTATACCTAGCTAAAGATATAGACAAAAAAGAATACTCGCGTCTTATGAAGATGGGCTTCGAAGTAAAAAGAATCCCTGCAGACGCAGCGGGAAAGATGTGCAAGAATGCTTCACATCAAGGTATGCTGGCTGAGGTTGATGAGTATAATTTACATGATTATAAAACGTTTTTAGATAAAGATTTTGTTTTAGTTTTATCTTCTCTTACCGATGTTGGAAATATAGGTGCAATTATTAGAAGTGCATATGCCCTAGGTGTAGATGCAGTAGTAGCATGCGGAGTTAAAAAATTACCGCTTGAAGCTATTATGCGTACAAGTACTGGTGCACTCTATGATATGCCTTTTTCAATTGAGCAAAATATACATAATGTTTTAAATGATTTTAAAACATCCGGTTTCACTTCATATGGTGCAGATATGGGTGGAGTTGATATAAGAGATGTTAAAGTAAAAGAAAAAAGAGTGTTGGTTTTAGGCAGTGAGGGTGAAGGTTTAACTAATAGAGTTAGTTCAAAACTTGATGAAATAGTTAGTATAAATATGGCACATGAGTTTGATAGTTTAAATGTAAGTGTAGCCGGTGCAATTTTGATGGACAGGATGAGATATGAGCGATAA
- the rsmI gene encoding 16S rRNA (cytidine(1402)-2'-O)-methyltransferase, whose product MLTLVPTPIGNIGDISLRAIEALSQAEVLLCEDTRVTKKLIHILKERYNTDFRENQEFISLHSHNEKSFVEKLELSFFEQNVIYVSDAGMAGISDPGQMLVRYCIDNNVEYDILPGANALLTAFVASGFVETQMLFWGFLPHKGKDRTASLQGALNSGYTTIVYESPHRLEKLLNELNEEDSSREIFLAKELTKKYQRYVSGNASECLNKLEGNFKGEWVVVIKAGEAQNSSAITQKDILALDIPKKQQAKLISKITGENTKACYQRLLEV is encoded by the coding sequence TTGCTTACTCTAGTTCCAACACCGATTGGAAATATCGGCGACATATCGCTTAGAGCCATAGAGGCACTAAGCCAAGCCGAAGTACTACTTTGCGAAGATACTCGCGTTACAAAAAAACTAATCCACATTTTAAAAGAGCGTTATAACACTGATTTTAGAGAAAATCAAGAGTTCATCTCTCTACATTCACACAATGAAAAATCTTTTGTTGAGAAACTTGAATTATCATTTTTTGAACAAAATGTTATCTATGTGAGTGACGCGGGTATGGCTGGTATTAGTGACCCTGGTCAAATGCTGGTACGTTACTGTATAGACAACAATGTAGAATACGACATACTGCCAGGTGCAAATGCACTATTAACCGCTTTTGTAGCTAGCGGTTTTGTTGAAACTCAGATGCTGTTTTGGGGCTTTTTACCACATAAAGGAAAAGACAGAACTGCGTCACTTCAAGGTGCATTAAACAGCGGTTATACCACTATTGTATATGAATCCCCTCATAGGCTTGAAAAACTACTAAATGAACTTAATGAGGAAGATTCAAGCAGAGAGATCTTTTTGGCAAAAGAGCTTACAAAAAAATACCAACGATATGTAAGTGGAAATGCTTCTGAGTGTTTAAACAAACTTGAGGGAAATTTCAAAGGCGAATGGGTCGTTGTTATTAAAGCGGGCGAAGCTCAAAATTCAAGTGCCATAACTCAAAAAGATATATTAGCCCTAGATATCCCTAAAAAACAACAAGCAAAGCTGATCTCCAAGATCACAGGAGAAAATACCAAAGCTTGTTATCAAAGATTGTTGGAAGTTTAA